A genomic stretch from Caloenas nicobarica isolate bCalNic1 chromosome 3, bCalNic1.hap1, whole genome shotgun sequence includes:
- the PAQR8 gene encoding membrane progestin receptor beta — MTAILERISTLSLSGQHLSRLPRLLEDGFPQMPCTVKECEVPQLFREPYIHTGYRPTGQDWRYYFLSLFQKHNEVVNVWTHLLAALAVLLRFKTFVEAEQVPVDAWSLPLLIFVLSSVTYLTCSLLAHLLQSKSELYHYTFYFVDYVGVSIYQYGSALAHFYYSSDQAWYDKFWLFFLPAAAFCGWLSCAGCCYAKYRYRRPYPIMRKMCQVIPAGLAFILDISPVAHRVVLCHLGGCEEDAAWYHTYQILFFLISAYFFSCPVPEKYFPGSCDIIGHGHQIFHAFLAICTLSQLEAILLDYKNRQEIFLKRHGPFSIYLSCISFFGLVACSAITAYILRCRIKASLAKKDS; from the coding sequence ATGACAGCCATCCTGGAGCGGATCAGCACCCTGTCCCTCAGCGGGCAGCATCTCAGCCgcctccccaggctgctggaggaTGGTTTCCCCCAGATGCCCTGCACGGTCAAAGAGTGCGAGGTGCCGCAGCTCTTCCGTGAGCCGTACATCCACACCGGGTACCGTCCCACCGGCCAGGACTGGCGCTACTACTTCCTTAGCCTCTTCCAGAAGCACAACGAGGTGGTCAACGTATGGACTCATCTCCTGGCAGCGCTGGCGGTGCTGCTGAGATTCAAGACCTTTGTGGAGGCTGAGCAGGTGCCTGTGGACGCGTGGTCCTTGCCTTTGCTCATCTTTGTCCTCTCCTCTGTCACCTACCTGACCTGCAGCCTCTTGGCCCACCTACTGCAGTCCAAATCGGAGCTGTACCACTACACCTTCTACTTCGTGGACTACGTTGGAGTCAGCATCTACCAGTACGGTAGTGCCTTGGCCCATTTCTACTACAGCTCCGACCAAGCCTGGTATGACAAATTCTGGCTTTTcttcctgccagcagctgctttctgtggCTGGTTGTCTTGTGCCGGCTGCTGCTATGCAAAATATCGGTACCGACGGCCTTACCCCATCAtgaggaagatgtgccaggtgatcccagcagggctggcgtTCATCTTGGATATCAGTCCTGTCGCTCATCGGGTGGTTCTGTGTCACCTGGGAGGCTGTGAGGAAGATGCTGCTTGGTACCACACGTACCAGATACTGTTTTTCCTCATAAGTgcttatttcttctcctgccccgTCCCTGAGAAGTACTTCCCTGGCTCCTGTGATATCATTGGCCATGGCCACCAGATCTTCCATGCCTTCCTGGCCATCTGCACCCTGTCACAGCTGGAGGCCATTCTATTGGATTACAAGAACAGGCAggagatttttctgaaaagacatGGGCCTTTCTCCATTTATCTCTCTTGCATCTCTTTTTTTGGCCTGGTGGCTTGTAGTGCCATCACAGCTTACATCCTGCGATGTAGGATCAAGGCCAGCCTAGCTAAAAAAGACTCCTGA
- the EFHC1 gene encoding EF-hand domain-containing protein 1 isoform X3, producing the protein MSSEPGPGLPFLPGYAFRDPMKTSFHRSQTLGYKNGFAFSRLPTVGVGGERLYVNQLSQAELDDLSNMRPMLTYGPAKPAPPSGFVPAHVAFDKKILKFDAYFQEDVPVSQQEHYRIRQVGIYYYLEDDSMTVIEPFVDNAGFRQGTLLRRHRVPKNDHGEHYHWKDLNRGMNITMYGRTYRIVDCDRFTQVFLESQGIELNPPEEMVFDPYIEMRRTPMRKYITPSDFDQFKQFLTYDKQVLRFYAIWDDTNNMFGEKRSCIIHYYLADDTVEVQEVYKQNDGKDRFPALMRRQRLPKTFVDKTKNFPSCVMEISDHEVLEWYTAKDFAVGKSTTLLGRTFFIYDCDEFTRNFYRDKFGITDFQPVEIEKKSPEEVPQVIPPYNGFGMLEDSLQNCFSLIPKPPRKDIAKMLENDKKVLRYQVALESPNPEDRKRRFILSYFLSDDMISIYEPPVRNSGIIGGKYLRKTRVAKPGSTTENAMYYEPSDLTIGSTIEVFGHRFVITDADEYVLNYMESNAERFPAATLQSLRDHIRPQQVVKEAANS; encoded by the exons ATGAGCTCGGAGCCGGGGCCGGGTCTGCCCTTCCTCCCGGGCTACGCCTTCAGGGACCCCATG AAAACGTCTTTTCATCGGTCCCAGACGCTGGGATACAAAAATGGATTCGCCTTTTCTCGGCTGCCAACGGTGGGGGTTGGTGGGGAGCGGCTCTACGTGAATCAGCTTTCTCAAGCTGAACTAGATGATTTATCCAACATGAGACCCATGCTGACCTACGGGCCAGCCAAGCCGGCTCCACCTTCAGGCTTCGTTCCAGCACACGTGGCTTTTGACAAAAAG ATTTTGAAGTTTGATGCCTATTTCCAGGAAGATGTTCCTGTCTCTCAACAAGAGCATTACCGGATCCGCCAAGTGGGTATCTATTACTATTTGGAAGATGACAGCATGACCGTCATAGAGCCTTTTGTGGATAATGCGGGTTTTCGTCAAGGCACACTTCTCAGACGCCACCGGGTGCCCAAGAATGACCACGGGGAACATTACCACTGGAAAGATCTGAATCGGGGCATGAACATCACCATGTACGGCAGGACGTACCGCATAGTCGACTGTGACCGATTCACACAG GTGTTCCTGGAGAGCCAAGGAATTGAGCTGAACCCTCCAGAAGAGATGGTTTTCGATCCCTACATAGAAATGCGTCGGACACCTATGCGCAAGTACATCACACCATCAGATTTTGACCAATTCAAACAGTTTCTGACTTACGACAAGCAG GTCCTTCGCTTCTACGCCATTTGGGACGACACTAATAACATGTTTGGTGAGAAACGGTCTTGTATCATCCATTACTACTTGGCAGATGACACAGTGGAGGTTCAGGAAGTCTACAAGCAAAATGATGGCAAAGATCGATTCCCAGCACTGATGAGACGCCAACGCTTGCCCAAAACCTTTGTGGACAAGACAA AGAACTTCCCAAGCTGTGTGATGGAGATCTCTGATCACGAGGTACTGGAGTGGTACACAGCTAAAGATTTTGCTGTCGGCAAGTCTACCACCCTGCTCGGACGCACTTTCTTCATCTATGATTGTGATGAGTTCACACGAAACTTCTATCGTGACAAATTTGGCATCACAGACTTCCAGCCAGTGGAAATAGAGAAGAAATCACCCGAGGAAGTTCCACAG GTAATTCCTCCCTATAATGGTTTTGGCATGCTTGAAGACTCTCTTCAGAACTGTTTTTCTCTGATTCCAAAGCCTCCCCGGAAAGATATAGCTAAAATGCTAGAGAATGACAAGAAGGTGTTGCGATACCAGGTGGCTCTG GAATCACCAAACCCTGAGGACAGAAAGCGTCGTTTCATCCTCTCGTATTTCCTCTCTGACGACATGATCAGTATCTATGAACCCCCAGTCCGTAACTCTGGCATCATCGGAGGCAAATACTTAAGAAAGACCAGAGTTGCCAAACCAGGCTCTACTACAGAGAATGCCATGTACTATGAGCCCTCTGACCTCACCATCGGTTCGACAATTGAAG TGTTTGGCCACAGGTTTGTTATCACTGACGCTGATGAATATGTGCTTAATTACATGGAGAGCAACGCAGAGCGTTTCCCTGCGGCAACGCTGCAGTCCCTGAGGGATCATATTCGCCCACAGCAGGTGGTGAAGGAGGCTGCCAACAG ttga
- the EFHC1 gene encoding EF-hand domain-containing protein 1 isoform X2 has protein sequence MSSEPGPGLPFLPGYAFRDPMILKFDAYFQEDVPVSQQEHYRIRQVGIYYYLEDDSMTVIEPFVDNAGFRQGTLLRRHRVPKNDHGEHYHWKDLNRGMNITMYGRTYRIVDCDRFTQVFLESQGIELNPPEEMVFDPYIEMRRTPMRKYITPSDFDQFKQFLTYDKQVLRFYAIWDDTNNMFGEKRSCIIHYYLADDTVEVQEVYKQNDGKDRFPALMRRQRLPKTFVDKTKNFPSCVMEISDHEVLEWYTAKDFAVGKSTTLLGRTFFIYDCDEFTRNFYRDKFGITDFQPVEIEKKSPEEVPQVIPPYNGFGMLEDSLQNCFSLIPKPPRKDIAKMLENDKKVLRYQVALESPNPEDRKRRFILSYFLSDDMISIYEPPVRNSGIIGGKYLRKTRVAKPGSTTENAMYYEPSDLTIGSTIEVFGHRFVITDADEYVLNYMESNAERFPAATLQSLRDHIRPQQVVKEAANSDIPARGISRQELDDLIVQVREELKLHKHLNIDSVRKELLQCDQGGSGILDKGKFLAALESTCVPTNALLVNKLIDLCSCGEDKINYRDFLRALPS, from the exons ATGAGCTCGGAGCCGGGGCCGGGTCTGCCCTTCCTCCCGGGCTACGCCTTCAGGGACCCCATG ATTTTGAAGTTTGATGCCTATTTCCAGGAAGATGTTCCTGTCTCTCAACAAGAGCATTACCGGATCCGCCAAGTGGGTATCTATTACTATTTGGAAGATGACAGCATGACCGTCATAGAGCCTTTTGTGGATAATGCGGGTTTTCGTCAAGGCACACTTCTCAGACGCCACCGGGTGCCCAAGAATGACCACGGGGAACATTACCACTGGAAAGATCTGAATCGGGGCATGAACATCACCATGTACGGCAGGACGTACCGCATAGTCGACTGTGACCGATTCACACAG GTGTTCCTGGAGAGCCAAGGAATTGAGCTGAACCCTCCAGAAGAGATGGTTTTCGATCCCTACATAGAAATGCGTCGGACACCTATGCGCAAGTACATCACACCATCAGATTTTGACCAATTCAAACAGTTTCTGACTTACGACAAGCAG GTCCTTCGCTTCTACGCCATTTGGGACGACACTAATAACATGTTTGGTGAGAAACGGTCTTGTATCATCCATTACTACTTGGCAGATGACACAGTGGAGGTTCAGGAAGTCTACAAGCAAAATGATGGCAAAGATCGATTCCCAGCACTGATGAGACGCCAACGCTTGCCCAAAACCTTTGTGGACAAGACAA AGAACTTCCCAAGCTGTGTGATGGAGATCTCTGATCACGAGGTACTGGAGTGGTACACAGCTAAAGATTTTGCTGTCGGCAAGTCTACCACCCTGCTCGGACGCACTTTCTTCATCTATGATTGTGATGAGTTCACACGAAACTTCTATCGTGACAAATTTGGCATCACAGACTTCCAGCCAGTGGAAATAGAGAAGAAATCACCCGAGGAAGTTCCACAG GTAATTCCTCCCTATAATGGTTTTGGCATGCTTGAAGACTCTCTTCAGAACTGTTTTTCTCTGATTCCAAAGCCTCCCCGGAAAGATATAGCTAAAATGCTAGAGAATGACAAGAAGGTGTTGCGATACCAGGTGGCTCTG GAATCACCAAACCCTGAGGACAGAAAGCGTCGTTTCATCCTCTCGTATTTCCTCTCTGACGACATGATCAGTATCTATGAACCCCCAGTCCGTAACTCTGGCATCATCGGAGGCAAATACTTAAGAAAGACCAGAGTTGCCAAACCAGGCTCTACTACAGAGAATGCCATGTACTATGAGCCCTCTGACCTCACCATCGGTTCGACAATTGAAG TGTTTGGCCACAGGTTTGTTATCACTGACGCTGATGAATATGTGCTTAATTACATGGAGAGCAACGCAGAGCGTTTCCCTGCGGCAACGCTGCAGTCCCTGAGGGATCATATTCGCCCACAGCAGGTGGTGAAGGAGGCTGCCAACAG TGACATCCCCGCACGTGGGATCAGCAGGCAGGAACTGGATGACTTAATTGTGCAGGTTCGGGAAGAGCTGAAGCTCCATAAGCACTTGAACATCGACAGTGTTCGGAAGGAGCTTCTTCAGTGCGACCAGGGTGGCTCTGGCATCTTGGACAAAGGGAAATTTTTAGCCGCTCTTGAGAGCACGTGTGTGCCGACCAACGCCTTGCTGGTTAACAAG ttgaTTGACCTATGTTCTTGCGGAGAAGACAAGATAAACTACCGTGACTTCCTTAGAGCCCTACCCTCGTGA
- the EFHC1 gene encoding EF-hand domain-containing protein 1 isoform X1 produces the protein MSSEPGPGLPFLPGYAFRDPMKTSFHRSQTLGYKNGFAFSRLPTVGVGGERLYVNQLSQAELDDLSNMRPMLTYGPAKPAPPSGFVPAHVAFDKKILKFDAYFQEDVPVSQQEHYRIRQVGIYYYLEDDSMTVIEPFVDNAGFRQGTLLRRHRVPKNDHGEHYHWKDLNRGMNITMYGRTYRIVDCDRFTQVFLESQGIELNPPEEMVFDPYIEMRRTPMRKYITPSDFDQFKQFLTYDKQVLRFYAIWDDTNNMFGEKRSCIIHYYLADDTVEVQEVYKQNDGKDRFPALMRRQRLPKTFVDKTKNFPSCVMEISDHEVLEWYTAKDFAVGKSTTLLGRTFFIYDCDEFTRNFYRDKFGITDFQPVEIEKKSPEEVPQVIPPYNGFGMLEDSLQNCFSLIPKPPRKDIAKMLENDKKVLRYQVALESPNPEDRKRRFILSYFLSDDMISIYEPPVRNSGIIGGKYLRKTRVAKPGSTTENAMYYEPSDLTIGSTIEVFGHRFVITDADEYVLNYMESNAERFPAATLQSLRDHIRPQQVVKEAANSDIPARGISRQELDDLIVQVREELKLHKHLNIDSVRKELLQCDQGGSGILDKGKFLAALESTCVPTNALLVNKLIDLCSCGEDKINYRDFLRALPS, from the exons ATGAGCTCGGAGCCGGGGCCGGGTCTGCCCTTCCTCCCGGGCTACGCCTTCAGGGACCCCATG AAAACGTCTTTTCATCGGTCCCAGACGCTGGGATACAAAAATGGATTCGCCTTTTCTCGGCTGCCAACGGTGGGGGTTGGTGGGGAGCGGCTCTACGTGAATCAGCTTTCTCAAGCTGAACTAGATGATTTATCCAACATGAGACCCATGCTGACCTACGGGCCAGCCAAGCCGGCTCCACCTTCAGGCTTCGTTCCAGCACACGTGGCTTTTGACAAAAAG ATTTTGAAGTTTGATGCCTATTTCCAGGAAGATGTTCCTGTCTCTCAACAAGAGCATTACCGGATCCGCCAAGTGGGTATCTATTACTATTTGGAAGATGACAGCATGACCGTCATAGAGCCTTTTGTGGATAATGCGGGTTTTCGTCAAGGCACACTTCTCAGACGCCACCGGGTGCCCAAGAATGACCACGGGGAACATTACCACTGGAAAGATCTGAATCGGGGCATGAACATCACCATGTACGGCAGGACGTACCGCATAGTCGACTGTGACCGATTCACACAG GTGTTCCTGGAGAGCCAAGGAATTGAGCTGAACCCTCCAGAAGAGATGGTTTTCGATCCCTACATAGAAATGCGTCGGACACCTATGCGCAAGTACATCACACCATCAGATTTTGACCAATTCAAACAGTTTCTGACTTACGACAAGCAG GTCCTTCGCTTCTACGCCATTTGGGACGACACTAATAACATGTTTGGTGAGAAACGGTCTTGTATCATCCATTACTACTTGGCAGATGACACAGTGGAGGTTCAGGAAGTCTACAAGCAAAATGATGGCAAAGATCGATTCCCAGCACTGATGAGACGCCAACGCTTGCCCAAAACCTTTGTGGACAAGACAA AGAACTTCCCAAGCTGTGTGATGGAGATCTCTGATCACGAGGTACTGGAGTGGTACACAGCTAAAGATTTTGCTGTCGGCAAGTCTACCACCCTGCTCGGACGCACTTTCTTCATCTATGATTGTGATGAGTTCACACGAAACTTCTATCGTGACAAATTTGGCATCACAGACTTCCAGCCAGTGGAAATAGAGAAGAAATCACCCGAGGAAGTTCCACAG GTAATTCCTCCCTATAATGGTTTTGGCATGCTTGAAGACTCTCTTCAGAACTGTTTTTCTCTGATTCCAAAGCCTCCCCGGAAAGATATAGCTAAAATGCTAGAGAATGACAAGAAGGTGTTGCGATACCAGGTGGCTCTG GAATCACCAAACCCTGAGGACAGAAAGCGTCGTTTCATCCTCTCGTATTTCCTCTCTGACGACATGATCAGTATCTATGAACCCCCAGTCCGTAACTCTGGCATCATCGGAGGCAAATACTTAAGAAAGACCAGAGTTGCCAAACCAGGCTCTACTACAGAGAATGCCATGTACTATGAGCCCTCTGACCTCACCATCGGTTCGACAATTGAAG TGTTTGGCCACAGGTTTGTTATCACTGACGCTGATGAATATGTGCTTAATTACATGGAGAGCAACGCAGAGCGTTTCCCTGCGGCAACGCTGCAGTCCCTGAGGGATCATATTCGCCCACAGCAGGTGGTGAAGGAGGCTGCCAACAG TGACATCCCCGCACGTGGGATCAGCAGGCAGGAACTGGATGACTTAATTGTGCAGGTTCGGGAAGAGCTGAAGCTCCATAAGCACTTGAACATCGACAGTGTTCGGAAGGAGCTTCTTCAGTGCGACCAGGGTGGCTCTGGCATCTTGGACAAAGGGAAATTTTTAGCCGCTCTTGAGAGCACGTGTGTGCCGACCAACGCCTTGCTGGTTAACAAG ttgaTTGACCTATGTTCTTGCGGAGAAGACAAGATAAACTACCGTGACTTCCTTAGAGCCCTACCCTCGTGA